A single Thermoanaerobacterium sp. RBIITD DNA region contains:
- a CDS encoding response regulator, with the protein MSNRILIIDDEKPIVEILKYNLEKNGFITFEAYDGEEGLKYAQEKNPDLILLDVMLPKMDGFTVLRIIRQTMTTPILMLTAKEEEVDKVLGLELGADDYITKPFSMRELIARVKANLRRSSLNGDSMSNMIHINNLNIDLSKYKVDKDGKPIELTSREFDLLKFLVTNKGLIFSREMLLEKVWGYEYFGDVRTVDVTVRRLREKIEDDPANPKYIHTKRGVGYYFSEESEL; encoded by the coding sequence TTGAGTAACAGGATACTAATAATAGATGATGAGAAACCAATCGTAGAAATATTAAAATACAACCTAGAGAAAAATGGATTTATAACATTTGAAGCATATGATGGGGAGGAGGGTCTAAAATATGCACAGGAAAAAAATCCTGACCTTATCCTCCTCGATGTTATGCTACCTAAGATGGACGGATTTACGGTCTTACGAATTATAAGGCAGACTATGACAACGCCAATTTTGATGCTGACGGCGAAAGAAGAAGAGGTTGATAAAGTATTAGGCCTTGAGCTTGGTGCAGATGACTATATAACAAAACCCTTTTCTATGAGGGAATTGATAGCCAGAGTAAAGGCAAATCTTAGAAGAAGCAGCTTAAATGGCGACAGCATGTCAAATATGATCCATATAAACAACCTAAATATTGACTTATCAAAATACAAAGTTGATAAAGATGGAAAACCTATTGAACTTACATCAAGGGAATTTGACCTTTTAAAATTTCTCGTTACAAATAAAGGTTTAATATTTTCGAGGGAAATGCTTTTGGAAAAAGTATGGGGATATGAATATTTTGGTGATGTAAGAACAGTTGATGTTACTGTTAGGCGATTGAGAGAAAAAATAGAAGATGACCCTGCAAACCCAAAATATATTCACACTAAAAGAGGGGTTGGTTACTATTTTAGCGAAGAAAGTGAATTATAA